The following are encoded in a window of Calditrichota bacterium genomic DNA:
- a CDS encoding IscS subfamily cysteine desulfurase, with product MKPIYMDHHATTPLLPEVLEAMLPYLTDEFGNPSSTTHVYGTVARTAVEKAREQVAALVGAASAEEIIFTSGATESDNLALKGVAQQLKDKGRRIITIATEHKAVLDTAKKLQKEGFEIVFAPIDEFGVVDLNGLRELMDDSTILVSIQYANSEIGTLQPIAAIGELAKERGILFHSDAVQALARVPVDVQKEHIDLLSISGHKIYGPKGVGALYIRKGVKLVAQMDGGGHERGYRSGTLNVPGIVGLGKAAEIGKRDLKEEAARLTQLRERLRQGIESSIDYVKLNGHPTQRLPNNLNYSFAFVEGESLILSLKEFALSTGSACTSASLQSSYVLRAIGVPESLAHCSLRFGLGRSNTIEHVDLLVERLKTSVAKLREMSPLYEMAKEGVDIDAISWGPHRH from the coding sequence ATGAAGCCTATCTATATGGATCACCATGCGACCACGCCGCTGCTCCCAGAGGTTCTGGAGGCAATGCTGCCCTATCTGACGGACGAGTTCGGTAATCCATCCAGTACGACCCATGTCTACGGTACCGTGGCTCGCACTGCCGTGGAGAAGGCACGCGAGCAGGTGGCGGCCTTGGTTGGGGCGGCCTCAGCCGAGGAGATTATCTTCACCAGTGGGGCCACCGAGTCGGATAATCTGGCCCTGAAGGGAGTGGCGCAACAGCTTAAGGACAAAGGGCGACGGATCATCACCATCGCCACTGAGCACAAGGCCGTGTTGGATACGGCCAAGAAGCTGCAGAAGGAGGGCTTTGAAATCGTTTTTGCGCCCATCGACGAATTCGGGGTAGTGGACCTCAATGGCCTTCGCGAGCTCATGGACGACTCGACTATCCTGGTGAGCATTCAGTACGCAAACAGCGAAATCGGCACCCTGCAGCCCATCGCTGCCATAGGCGAGCTTGCCAAGGAGCGAGGTATCCTCTTCCACTCCGACGCGGTGCAGGCTCTGGCGCGGGTACCCGTGGACGTGCAGAAGGAACACATCGACCTCTTGTCCATCTCCGGACATAAGATCTACGGGCCGAAAGGCGTGGGTGCGCTCTACATCCGCAAAGGGGTGAAGTTGGTGGCCCAAATGGACGGTGGCGGTCACGAACGCGGCTACCGCTCAGGGACGCTCAACGTGCCGGGCATCGTGGGCTTGGGCAAGGCCGCCGAGATCGGCAAACGCGACCTGAAGGAGGAAGCGGCGCGACTGACCCAGCTGCGGGAGCGATTGCGGCAGGGAATCGAGTCCTCGATCGACTATGTGAAGCTGAACGGGCATCCCACGCAGCGGCTCCCCAACAATCTCAACTACAGCTTTGCCTTCGTGGAGGGTGAGTCCTTGATACTTTCCTTGAAGGAGTTTGCCCTCTCTACGGGCTCGGCGTGCACCTCGGCGTCGTTACAGTCGTCCTATGTGCTGCGGGCCATCGGGGTCCCCGAGTCGTTGGCCCATTGTTCGTTGCGCTTCGGCCTCGGGCGAAGCAACACCATAGAGCACGTCGACCTGCTCGTGGAGCGACTGAAGACGAGCGTGGCCAAACTTAGGGAGATGAGTCCACTCTACGAAATGGCCAAGGAGGGCGTGGACATTGACGCCATCAG
- a CDS encoding deoxyribonuclease IV, translating into MLGAHVSIAGGLHKAPARGVAIGCDAIQIFTKNQVQWKAPPLSEEEIAAFRTEFQHSGLACVVTHDSYLINLASPDQTVRARSLESLVGELLRAEQIGAPYLVMHPGAHMGDGEEKGLRLIAEGVSTALERSGTQQVMVLYETTAGQGSVLGYNFEQLAALLDMTMPRSRVGVCLDTCHVFAAGYELRSPDGLAETLAAFDRLIGLAHLRVIHLNDSKRELGSRIDRHEHIGKGEIGLEGFRLLLTEERLQHIPMLLETPGEEKDFAANLRTLRDLLA; encoded by the coding sequence ATCCTCGGGGCCCATGTCTCCATTGCGGGAGGGTTGCACAAGGCCCCGGCGCGAGGTGTGGCCATCGGGTGTGACGCCATCCAGATCTTCACCAAGAACCAGGTGCAGTGGAAGGCGCCGCCTCTGAGCGAGGAGGAGATCGCTGCCTTCCGCACCGAGTTCCAGCACTCTGGATTGGCGTGTGTGGTCACCCACGACTCCTATCTCATCAACTTGGCCAGTCCAGACCAGACGGTGCGAGCGCGCTCCTTGGAGAGCCTGGTCGGAGAACTCTTGCGCGCGGAACAGATTGGTGCCCCCTACTTGGTGATGCACCCAGGCGCACACATGGGCGACGGGGAGGAGAAGGGGCTTCGGCTCATCGCTGAGGGGGTGAGTACCGCCCTGGAGAGGAGTGGCACGCAGCAGGTAATGGTGCTCTACGAGACAACGGCAGGTCAAGGGTCGGTTCTCGGCTACAACTTCGAGCAACTGGCTGCCCTGTTGGACATGACCATGCCGCGGTCGCGGGTCGGGGTGTGCCTGGATACGTGTCATGTGTTTGCCGCCGGTTACGAACTCCGTTCCCCCGATGGTTTGGCAGAAACCCTGGCGGCGTTTGACCGACTCATCGGTCTTGCGCATTTACGGGTGATTCACCTGAACGACTCAAAGCGGGAATTGGGAAGCCGCATCGACAGGCATGAGCACATCGGCAAGGGGGAGATTGGCTTGGAAGGTTTCCGGCTGCTCCTGACGGAGGAAAGGCTCCAGCACATCCCCATGCTCTTGGAGACGCCGGGAGAAGAGAAAGACTTTGCAGCGAACTTGCGAACCCTTCGCGACCTCCTCGCCTGA